A single genomic interval of Methyloceanibacter caenitepidi harbors:
- a CDS encoding ATP-binding protein: MQYTNWQSSGADGAGGVRAPLTIAALALALIGLCLLGLGGTGTLALAPLMLGFALLVVAMRLHPAPDHSRLAALADRLNNDIESIKDLQWEIRERERRYRDLLDHQDEVIARRDADGNLSFVNDAFCRTFGVARDEVIGAPLTLPILASDSGPQSDETGAGRSTRVIELNTASGPRWFVWEDFALPCEDGRDGEVQSVARDVTEQRAAELALARARDEAMTANQAKSQFLAAMSHEIRTPMNGILGMTGLLLDTKLSPEQLTYARAISASATTLLSLIDEVLDFSKIEAGKMELRPAPFDLSEAVQGVVELLAPRAREKGLEIGWIVAPDLPTRIVGDEMRVRQVLINLVGNAIKFTEIGGVSLSVSGASDPSNPDQALLRFDVTDTGPGVRDDALERIFAEFEQADQGPTRRHGGTGLGLTISKRLVQAMGGDIRVASRPGMGTTFSVEIPLEAPADTPPLGAAWPKPLPGERVLILLEGRTEATVAEDLIASAGASVACVARAEAASVAQRAAQEGAPFTGLLTDMANAEYGARSLVPLLGRAEGQSEPRLVVVIDPGERDAYAGLADQGPTAFLVRPVRPISALTRLFAPLEATRKPVHRLGGGSPTRTLPASGFSVLLAEDNDINALLARTVLVKAGASVTRVRDGAEAIANVKAALGTGAGIDLILMDIHMPNIGGIEAAARIRALYPGSAEPGNGRPPIVALTANAYAEDGDSYLAAGLDDYLAKPFEKRDLQELVARWQEDPLEAEAGAA, from the coding sequence GTGCAGTACACGAACTGGCAGAGCTCCGGCGCTGACGGCGCCGGCGGGGTGCGTGCACCCCTGACCATCGCGGCCCTCGCGCTGGCGCTGATCGGGCTGTGCCTGCTCGGCCTGGGCGGGACCGGAACGCTCGCGCTTGCGCCGCTGATGCTGGGCTTCGCCCTCCTGGTCGTGGCCATGCGGCTGCATCCGGCACCCGACCACAGCCGGCTTGCGGCCCTTGCCGACCGGCTCAACAACGACATCGAATCGATCAAGGACCTGCAGTGGGAAATCCGCGAGCGCGAGAGGCGCTATCGCGACCTGCTGGACCACCAGGACGAGGTCATCGCGCGCCGCGACGCCGACGGTAACCTGTCCTTCGTCAACGACGCATTTTGCAGAACGTTCGGCGTCGCCCGCGACGAAGTCATTGGTGCACCGCTGACGCTGCCCATCCTCGCTAGCGACTCCGGTCCGCAGAGCGATGAGACAGGGGCGGGCCGCAGCACCCGCGTGATCGAGCTGAACACCGCCTCGGGTCCGCGCTGGTTCGTCTGGGAGGATTTCGCCTTGCCGTGTGAAGACGGCAGGGACGGTGAGGTTCAGAGCGTCGCCCGCGACGTGACCGAGCAGCGGGCTGCCGAATTGGCGCTCGCCCGCGCCCGCGACGAAGCCATGACGGCGAACCAGGCCAAGTCGCAGTTCCTTGCCGCGATGAGCCACGAAATCCGTACACCGATGAACGGCATACTCGGCATGACGGGTCTGCTCCTGGACACCAAGCTGTCGCCGGAACAACTGACCTATGCGCGCGCCATTTCGGCATCCGCAACAACGCTTCTGAGCCTCATCGACGAGGTCCTCGACTTCTCCAAGATCGAGGCGGGCAAGATGGAATTGCGCCCGGCGCCGTTCGATCTGTCCGAAGCCGTTCAGGGCGTCGTCGAACTGCTGGCTCCCCGCGCCCGCGAGAAGGGGCTGGAGATCGGCTGGATCGTTGCGCCCGACCTGCCGACACGCATCGTCGGCGACGAGATGCGGGTCCGACAGGTGCTGATCAATCTCGTCGGCAACGCCATCAAGTTCACCGAGATAGGAGGCGTGAGCCTATCCGTCAGCGGCGCCAGCGATCCTTCCAACCCAGACCAAGCCCTTCTCCGTTTCGACGTGACCGACACGGGCCCCGGCGTCCGCGACGACGCGCTCGAGCGCATCTTTGCCGAGTTCGAACAAGCCGATCAGGGCCCGACACGGCGCCATGGCGGCACCGGGCTCGGGCTCACAATCTCGAAGCGGCTCGTGCAGGCGATGGGAGGCGACATCCGTGTTGCAAGCCGGCCGGGCATGGGGACGACCTTCAGCGTCGAGATCCCGCTCGAAGCCCCCGCAGACACGCCGCCTCTTGGCGCCGCATGGCCAAAGCCCCTGCCGGGAGAACGCGTGCTGATCCTGCTCGAGGGCCGAACGGAAGCTACCGTCGCTGAAGACCTCATCGCCAGCGCCGGCGCTTCGGTCGCCTGTGTCGCCCGCGCCGAAGCCGCCAGCGTCGCGCAACGTGCGGCCCAAGAAGGCGCCCCGTTCACCGGATTGCTGACCGACATGGCGAACGCCGAGTACGGCGCACGGTCCCTCGTCCCCCTGCTTGGCCGCGCGGAAGGCCAATCGGAGCCCCGGCTGGTGGTTGTCATCGATCCAGGAGAACGCGATGCCTATGCGGGGCTCGCGGACCAGGGCCCTACAGCTTTTCTGGTGCGTCCGGTGCGGCCGATTTCGGCATTGACGCGCCTGTTCGCCCCGCTAGAAGCGACCCGGAAGCCCGTCCACCGGCTCGGCGGCGGCTCCCCCACCCGCACCCTCCCGGCAAGCGGCTTTTCGGTCCTGCTCGCCGAAGACAACGACATCAACGCCCTGTTGGCGCGCACCGTCCTTGTGAAGGCGGGGGCCAGCGTGACCCGGGTTCGCGACGGTGCCGAAGCCATCGCGAACGTCAAGGCGGCCCTCGGTACCGGCGCCGGCATCGACCTGATCCTGATGGATATCCACATGCCGAATATCGGCGGAATCGAAGCCGCGGCCCGAATCCGGGCGCTCTATCCCGGCAGTGCGGAACCGGGGAACGGACGCCCCCCGATCGTCGCCCTGACCGCCAATGCCTATGCGGAGGACGGGGACTCCTATCTTGCAGCGGGTCTGGACGACTACCTGGCCAAACCCTTCGAAAAACGTGACCTGCAAGAGCTGGTCGCACGCTGGCAAGAGGACCCTCTCGAGGCGGAAGCAGGTGCCGCCTAG
- a CDS encoding YifB family Mg chelatase-like AAA ATPase — protein MFARVTTVAFEGIEPRAVDVQVQISSGMPAFTIVGLPDKAVAESRERVRGALNAIGLALPPKRITVNLAPADLPKEGSHYDLPIALGVMASAGAIAPDAIEGHCVLGELALDGSIAAIAGALPAAVGANAMDKGLICPGPCGPEAAWAAADMPILAPADLLQLINHFKGVQTLRRPEPNLEPEDESMPDLADIKGQETAKRALEVAAAGGHHFLMVGPPGSGKSMLAKRLPSILPPLEPAEMLEVSMIRSLAGDLAGGRIGRNRPFRAPHHSASMAALVGGGTRPRPGEVALAHLGVLFLDELPEFNPQVLDALRQPLESGETVIARANHRITYPSRVQLVAAMNPCRCGHAGEPGHVCRQGHACAARYQARISGPLLDRIDLQIEVPAVSATDLVLPRASEGSTEVRERVAAARAIQTARYRGLGLPHVRTNAEADGDVLETAATPDAQGLGLLRDAARTLSLSARGYHRTLRVARTLADLDGAETVSRIHIAEALSYRGEALRRTKVAA, from the coding sequence ATGTTTGCGCGGGTTACGACGGTTGCATTCGAGGGTATCGAGCCCCGCGCGGTCGATGTGCAGGTGCAGATCAGCTCCGGAATGCCCGCCTTCACCATCGTGGGCTTGCCCGACAAGGCGGTCGCGGAGAGCCGCGAACGGGTGCGCGGCGCATTGAACGCCATCGGGCTCGCCCTGCCGCCCAAACGCATCACCGTGAACCTCGCGCCTGCCGACCTCCCGAAGGAAGGCAGCCACTACGATTTGCCCATTGCGCTCGGGGTGATGGCCTCGGCCGGGGCCATCGCGCCGGACGCGATCGAGGGCCATTGCGTCCTGGGCGAACTGGCGCTGGACGGTTCGATCGCCGCCATTGCGGGCGCGCTGCCGGCAGCCGTGGGCGCCAACGCGATGGACAAGGGGCTGATCTGCCCAGGCCCCTGCGGACCCGAAGCCGCCTGGGCGGCGGCCGACATGCCGATCCTGGCGCCGGCGGACCTGCTGCAGCTCATCAACCATTTCAAAGGCGTCCAAACCCTGCGGCGTCCGGAGCCCAATCTGGAGCCGGAAGACGAATCCATGCCGGACCTGGCCGACATCAAGGGGCAGGAAACCGCGAAGCGTGCGCTCGAAGTGGCGGCCGCCGGCGGGCATCATTTTCTCATGGTGGGCCCGCCGGGCTCGGGCAAATCCATGCTGGCAAAGCGCCTGCCCTCGATCCTGCCGCCTCTCGAACCCGCCGAAATGCTCGAAGTCAGCATGATCCGCAGCCTCGCGGGCGATCTGGCGGGCGGGCGAATCGGCCGTAACCGGCCCTTCCGGGCGCCGCACCATTCCGCCAGCATGGCCGCGCTGGTGGGCGGCGGCACGCGGCCCCGGCCCGGCGAAGTGGCGCTGGCCCATCTCGGGGTTCTGTTTCTCGACGAACTGCCAGAGTTCAATCCGCAGGTGCTGGACGCGCTGCGGCAGCCGCTCGAAAGCGGCGAGACAGTGATCGCGCGGGCCAACCACCGCATCACCTATCCCTCCCGGGTGCAACTCGTCGCGGCCATGAACCCGTGCCGGTGCGGGCACGCGGGCGAGCCCGGCCATGTCTGCCGCCAGGGGCATGCATGCGCGGCCCGCTACCAAGCGCGCATCTCCGGGCCGCTACTCGACCGGATCGACCTGCAGATCGAGGTGCCGGCCGTCTCCGCCACCGATCTGGTGCTGCCGCGCGCCTCCGAAGGCAGCACCGAGGTGCGGGAGCGCGTGGCAGCCGCACGGGCCATCCAAACGGCGCGTTACCGTGGCCTCGGCCTGCCGCATGTGCGGACCAACGCGGAGGCCGACGGCGACGTCCTGGAGACGGCGGCAACGCCCGATGCGCAAGGGCTGGGGCTGTTGCGCGATGCCGCCCGGACGCTCTCGTTAAGCGCCCGCGGCTATCACCGGACCTTGCGCGTGGCCCGGACGCTTGCGGACCTCGACGGCGCGGAGACCGTCTCCCGCATCCACATCGCCGAGGCCCTCAGCTATCGCGGCGAAGCCCTGCGCCGCACGAAAGTGGCGGCCTGA
- a CDS encoding IS1595 family transposase has translation MSVLSKAYFHDEKAAFEKLEQIVWPNGPVCPHCGNKGDKPFYDLSKTRIGLKKCGDCRKQFTVRVGTVFESSHVPLHKWLQATHLMCSSKKGISAHQLHRVLEVTYKTAWFMAHRLREAMRDSSPLPLGGEGQTVEADETYFGNVKAARAKRIFINGKGWVRRGAGGEAKFKVVSLVERGGRARSVHVPYLTANNVRKVLKQNVLAKTDLMTDNARLYDTVGKEFNSHETVNHSIYEYARGIVHTNTIEGFFSIFKRGMRGVYQHCSEKHLHRYLAEFDFRYSERKVSDTERAETALRGVKGKRLTYRRTDAAQA, from the coding sequence ATGTCTGTCCTGTCCAAAGCCTATTTCCACGACGAGAAAGCCGCCTTCGAGAAGCTTGAGCAGATTGTGTGGCCGAACGGCCCCGTCTGCCCTCACTGTGGGAACAAGGGCGACAAGCCGTTCTACGACCTGTCCAAGACCCGTATTGGCCTGAAGAAGTGCGGTGACTGCCGTAAGCAGTTCACGGTGCGCGTGGGCACGGTTTTCGAGTCCAGCCATGTGCCCCTGCACAAGTGGCTCCAGGCCACGCATCTGATGTGCTCGTCCAAGAAGGGTATCAGCGCGCATCAGCTGCACCGCGTCTTGGAAGTCACCTACAAGACGGCTTGGTTCATGGCTCACCGCTTGCGCGAGGCCATGCGGGACTCCAGCCCGCTCCCTTTGGGCGGTGAGGGCCAGACCGTGGAAGCTGACGAAACCTATTTTGGCAACGTGAAGGCCGCCCGTGCCAAGCGCATCTTCATCAACGGCAAGGGATGGGTTCGTCGCGGTGCCGGTGGCGAAGCGAAGTTTAAGGTCGTGTCGCTAGTGGAGCGCGGTGGCCGCGCCCGCTCGGTGCATGTGCCCTACCTGACGGCCAACAACGTCCGCAAGGTTCTTAAGCAGAACGTGCTCGCTAAGACCGATCTCATGACCGACAACGCGCGCTTGTATGACACGGTGGGCAAAGAGTTCAACAGCCACGAGACCGTGAACCATTCGATCTACGAATACGCTCGCGGCATCGTCCACACGAACACGATTGAGGGGTTCTTCTCGATCTTCAAACGCGGCATGCGTGGCGTGTATCAGCATTGCAGCGAGAAGCATCTGCACCGCTATCTGGCGGAGTTCGACTTCCGATACAGCGAGCGGAAGGTCTCGGATACGGAGCGCGCTGAGACGGCCCTGAGGGGCGTCAAGGGCAAGCGCCTCACCTATCGGAGAACTGACGCAGCCCAGGCCTAA
- a CDS encoding DUF3800 domain-containing protein: MAHSFVVYIDESGDEGFTFKDPPDKGSSDWFVLSAVIIPTSQDQEVRALAARIRSALKLQEREKLHFKDIPHEKRVRAFAEMADAPIRVSSVIIHKRRILQPEVFTSAPFRLYFYAARLLIERISWYCRDTAQALGLESPLARIIFEHRKRLSYDQLRDYLDTLKGLALEDAWLQILLNDVRIHWPAIQRDKVEAAQKDQYAGLQLADLTAGGLKWALEETLFGFTEHRYAKLLEPITYRRNGNCMSYGLKFFPQQLDPGEPKAHWVETHYR; this comes from the coding sequence ATGGCTCATAGCTTTGTTGTCTACATTGACGAGTCTGGAGACGAAGGATTCACGTTCAAAGACCCGCCTGACAAGGGAAGTTCAGACTGGTTCGTACTTTCGGCGGTAATCATACCAACTAGCCAGGACCAAGAAGTCAGGGCGCTAGCAGCGCGCATCCGATCTGCCCTCAAATTGCAGGAGCGCGAGAAGCTCCACTTCAAAGACATCCCGCATGAGAAGCGTGTGCGAGCATTCGCAGAGATGGCTGACGCACCTATTCGTGTCTCTAGCGTCATCATTCACAAACGACGAATCTTGCAGCCTGAAGTCTTCACGAGTGCTCCATTCAGGCTCTATTTCTACGCTGCCCGCCTACTGATAGAGCGCATCTCTTGGTACTGCCGCGATACGGCGCAAGCGCTAGGGCTTGAGTCCCCGCTCGCACGGATAATTTTCGAACACCGCAAGCGCCTGTCTTACGATCAATTACGTGACTACCTCGATACACTTAAGGGGCTAGCGCTAGAGGACGCTTGGCTCCAGATCCTGTTGAACGACGTTCGGATTCACTGGCCGGCCATTCAACGAGACAAAGTAGAAGCCGCACAAAAAGATCAGTACGCAGGGCTGCAATTGGCTGACCTAACAGCGGGCGGCCTCAAGTGGGCGCTCGAAGAAACTCTCTTTGGCTTCACGGAACATCGCTACGCGAAGCTGCTGGAACCGATAACCTATCGCCGCAACGGCAACTGTATGAGCTACGGCCTTAAGTTCTTCCCACAGCAACTCGACCCAGGCGAACCAAAGGCTCACTGGGTAGAAACCCACTACAGATAA
- a CDS encoding 2TM domain-containing protein has protein sequence MKNDSIPLGFLIHAGVYLAVVGLCAALALSHDPPRHWFVWVAAGWGIGLGAHALAVRRCRARRPARS, from the coding sequence ATGAAGAACGATTCGATCCCGCTCGGGTTCTTGATCCACGCCGGCGTCTACCTCGCCGTCGTGGGGCTGTGCGCCGCGCTGGCGCTGTCTCACGATCCGCCGCGCCACTGGTTCGTGTGGGTGGCGGCCGGTTGGGGCATCGGGCTCGGGGCCCATGCTCTTGCCGTTCGGCGCTGCCGTGCGAGACGGCCCGCGCGGTCCTAG
- the gshB gene encoding glutathione synthase, which translates to MALKVAFQMDPIELIDINGDSTFALLLEAQSRGHDVFYYTPPNLSLKDGRLIAFGHSLTVEDKPGDHYRLAHPHTVDLADFDVVQLRQDPPFDMAYITTTHLLERLQPGTLVVNDPASVRNAPEKVFVLDFLDLMPPTLVTRSPDEIRAFRAEHKDIVVKPLYGNGGAAIFRIAEGDTNLNSLIELLGQTFREPIMVQRYLPSVRAGDKRIILVDGEVAGAINRVPAADETRSNLHVGGTAKKTTLTPREEEICARLAPELKKRGLIFTGIDVIGDYLTEINVTSPTGIRQVKEFGGNDIAAMIWDVVEKKVAAR; encoded by the coding sequence ATGGCTCTCAAAGTCGCCTTCCAAATGGACCCCATCGAGCTGATCGACATCAACGGGGATTCGACCTTCGCGCTTCTCTTGGAGGCGCAGAGCCGCGGCCACGACGTGTTCTACTACACACCGCCCAATCTCTCGCTGAAGGACGGCCGGCTGATCGCGTTCGGCCACAGCCTGACGGTCGAGGACAAGCCGGGCGACCATTACCGCCTCGCGCATCCGCACACGGTGGACCTCGCCGACTTCGACGTGGTGCAGCTCCGTCAGGACCCGCCGTTTGATATGGCCTACATCACCACGACGCATCTGCTGGAGCGCCTGCAGCCCGGCACGCTCGTGGTCAACGATCCGGCGTCCGTGCGCAATGCGCCGGAAAAGGTCTTCGTTCTCGACTTCCTCGACCTGATGCCGCCGACGCTCGTGACCCGGTCGCCGGACGAGATCCGCGCCTTTCGCGCCGAGCACAAGGACATCGTGGTGAAACCGCTCTACGGCAACGGCGGCGCCGCGATCTTCCGCATCGCCGAGGGCGACACCAATCTCAACTCGCTGATCGAACTTCTCGGCCAGACCTTCCGCGAGCCGATCATGGTGCAGCGTTACCTGCCGAGCGTGCGCGCGGGCGACAAGCGCATCATCCTGGTCGACGGCGAGGTCGCCGGCGCCATCAACCGCGTGCCGGCTGCGGACGAGACGCGCTCGAACCTGCATGTGGGCGGCACGGCCAAGAAGACCACGCTGACGCCGCGCGAAGAGGAGATCTGCGCCCGCCTCGCGCCCGAGCTCAAGAAGCGCGGCCTGATCTTCACCGGCATCGACGTGATCGGCGACTACCTCACCGAGATCAACGTCACCTCGCCGACGGGCATCCGTCAGGTGAAGGAGTTCGGCGGCAACGACATCGCCGCCATGATCTGGGACGTGGTCGAGAAAAAGGTCGCGGCGCGCTAG
- a CDS encoding YraN family protein: MTRARTRAYRDGVMAETLTAWLFRLKGYRIVAKRYRSPVGEIDLVATKGGRLAFVEVKHRKTHDEAAYAVTPRQKRRIVRAAQYWIASHPDFVGHAIAFDVVLCAPWTLPQHVENAFPI; encoded by the coding sequence GTGACCCGGGCCCGCACACGCGCCTATCGCGACGGCGTCATGGCCGAGACGCTCACTGCCTGGCTCTTCCGCCTCAAGGGCTACCGCATCGTGGCGAAGCGCTATCGCTCGCCGGTTGGCGAGATCGATCTCGTCGCCACCAAGGGCGGCCGCCTCGCCTTCGTGGAAGTGAAGCATCGCAAGACCCACGACGAGGCGGCCTATGCCGTCACGCCGCGGCAAAAGCGGCGCATCGTCCGCGCGGCGCAGTATTGGATCGCGAGCCATCCGGACTTCGTCGGTCATGCCATCGCCTTCGACGTGGTGCTGTGCGCCCCGTGGACCTTGCCGCAACACGTAGAGAACGCCTTCCCCATCTGA
- the rsmI gene encoding 16S rRNA (cytidine(1402)-2'-O)-methyltransferase, giving the protein MARASEALSELLDRPLAAGLYLVATPIGNLADISLRALAVLCRAPLIAAEDTRHSRKLLSHYNISAELTPYHEHNAARERPKLLARIEAGYAVALISDAGTPLVSDPGYKLVREALDAGLKVTSIPGPSAALAALTSAGLPTDSFLFGGFLPPKSGPRQARLTALKDAPATLIFFETAPRLAKSLTDMSAVLGPREAVVARELTKLHETLHRGNLETLAKDIEAQPVKGEVAVVIAPPRAEEADVDDARLAVDLETALQTMSFRDAVRAVTDAHGVKRARVYELGLSLTKRDRS; this is encoded by the coding sequence ATGGCCCGAGCCAGCGAGGCGCTGTCCGAACTTCTGGACCGGCCGTTGGCGGCGGGCCTCTATCTCGTGGCGACGCCGATCGGAAATCTCGCCGACATTTCTCTGAGGGCGCTTGCGGTCCTCTGCCGCGCCCCGCTGATCGCCGCCGAGGATACGCGGCACTCCCGCAAACTGCTGTCGCACTACAACATCTCCGCAGAACTCACGCCCTATCACGAACACAACGCGGCACGGGAACGCCCGAAGCTTCTGGCACGGATCGAGGCCGGCTACGCCGTCGCGCTGATCTCCGACGCGGGCACCCCGCTCGTCTCCGACCCCGGCTACAAGCTGGTGCGCGAGGCGCTCGATGCGGGACTCAAGGTGACCAGCATTCCCGGACCGTCGGCGGCGCTCGCCGCGCTGACAAGCGCCGGGCTCCCGACCGACTCCTTCCTGTTCGGCGGGTTTCTGCCGCCAAAATCAGGACCGCGCCAGGCGCGTCTCACGGCGCTCAAAGATGCACCGGCCACGTTGATCTTCTTCGAGACCGCGCCTCGCCTCGCCAAGAGCCTTACCGACATGAGCGCGGTATTGGGACCACGCGAGGCGGTGGTCGCGCGCGAGCTCACCAAGCTCCACGAGACCCTGCATCGCGGCAACCTGGAGACGCTCGCCAAAGACATCGAGGCGCAACCGGTGAAAGGCGAGGTGGCCGTGGTGATCGCGCCGCCACGCGCCGAGGAGGCGGACGTTGACGATGCACGCCTCGCGGTGGACTTGGAGACGGCGCTTCAGACCATGAGCTTCCGCGATGCGGTGCGCGCGGTGACCGACGCGCACGGGGTGAAACGCGCGCGGGTCTACGAACTTGGGCTGTCCTTGACGAAACGGGACAGGTCGTGA
- the hemW gene encoding radical SAM family heme chaperone HemW — protein MLKPTTKPQADAARGENASRGEPFGVYVHWPFCAAKCPYCDFNSHVRHGGIDQDRFLAAYVQELAYFAEAAPGRTVTSVFFGGGTPSLMAPRVTSAILDAIAKHWTLDEDAEITLEANPTSVEAENFRGYAAAGVNRLSLGVQALDDDSLKALGRMHTAEEALAAFALARECFDRISFDLIYAREGQSLDAWRDELTRALSFAADHLSLYQLTIEEGTPFAALHERCRLRVPEGETARAMYLATQELCEAAGLPAYEISNHAAPGAESRHNLVYWRGHDYAGIGAGAHARVTLDGTKRALSTLRLPEDWLAQVEARGHGLLSDEPLSSRETAEEYLLMALRLAEGMDLSRFQSFAGEPLKETRIDALAAEGLLARNKTRLVATPAGRLVLERLILELAA, from the coding sequence ATGCTGAAGCCGACGACGAAACCGCAAGCTGACGCCGCACGCGGCGAGAACGCCTCCCGCGGCGAGCCGTTCGGCGTCTATGTGCATTGGCCGTTCTGCGCGGCCAAGTGCCCCTATTGCGACTTCAACTCCCACGTGCGCCATGGCGGTATCGACCAGGACCGTTTCCTCGCCGCTTATGTCCAGGAACTCGCTTATTTCGCGGAAGCCGCACCGGGACGTACGGTGACCAGCGTTTTCTTCGGCGGGGGCACGCCCTCGCTCATGGCGCCGCGCGTGACGAGCGCCATCCTGGATGCCATCGCCAAACACTGGACGCTGGACGAGGACGCGGAGATCACCCTCGAAGCCAATCCGACCAGCGTGGAGGCGGAGAACTTCCGGGGCTACGCGGCCGCGGGCGTCAACCGGCTGTCGCTGGGCGTTCAAGCACTGGACGACGACAGTCTAAAAGCCTTGGGCCGCATGCATACGGCCGAGGAGGCGCTCGCCGCATTCGCGCTGGCGCGGGAATGTTTCGACCGGATTTCCTTCGACCTGATCTATGCGCGCGAAGGGCAGTCTCTCGACGCCTGGCGGGACGAACTCACGCGCGCCTTGTCCTTCGCCGCCGATCATCTCTCGCTCTATCAGCTGACCATCGAGGAGGGGACGCCGTTCGCGGCGCTGCATGAGAGGTGTCGTTTGCGGGTGCCCGAAGGCGAGACGGCGCGGGCGATGTATCTGGCGACCCAAGAGCTGTGCGAGGCTGCCGGGCTCCCCGCCTACGAGATATCCAACCACGCGGCGCCGGGCGCCGAGTCTCGCCACAACCTCGTCTATTGGCGCGGCCACGATTATGCGGGGATCGGCGCGGGCGCGCATGCCCGGGTCACGTTAGACGGCACGAAGCGTGCGCTCTCGACTTTGAGGCTTCCCGAAGACTGGCTGGCGCAAGTCGAAGCACGCGGGCACGGTCTCCTAAGTGACGAGCCGCTCTCTTCGCGCGAAACGGCGGAAGAATATCTGCTGATGGCCTTGCGGCTCGCCGAGGGCATGGATCTGTCCCGCTTTCAGAGTTTCGCCGGCGAACCGCTCAAGGAGACGCGCATCGACGCGCTTGCCGCCGAAGGACTGCTTGCCCGGAACAAGACGCGGCTTGTGGCGACACCCGCAGGACGGCTCGTGCTGGAACGGCTGATCCTGGAACTCGCCGCCTGA
- the rdgB gene encoding RdgB/HAM1 family non-canonical purine NTP pyrophosphatase, with translation MLGPGVLHPGSKIVVASHNEGKVRELGELFEPLGITCVSAGSLDLPEPEETGDTFEANALLKAHASARGSGMMALADDSGLEVDALSGDPGIHSARWGGPDKDFALAMRKVHEALEATGGAFTHANFTCALALAAPNGEEAVFTGKVFGHIQWPPRGEHGFGYDPIFVPEGYKETFGEMDPALKNDLSHRMRAFEQLIEATYAEADDETAS, from the coding sequence GTGCTCGGTCCCGGCGTTCTTCATCCCGGCTCGAAAATCGTTGTCGCCAGCCACAACGAAGGCAAGGTGCGCGAACTCGGCGAGTTGTTCGAACCGCTCGGCATTACTTGCGTCTCGGCGGGCAGTCTCGATCTGCCGGAACCGGAGGAGACGGGCGACACGTTCGAGGCCAATGCGCTGCTCAAGGCCCATGCGTCGGCTCGCGGCTCGGGTATGATGGCGCTCGCGGATGATTCCGGGCTAGAAGTTGATGCGCTCAGTGGCGATCCCGGCATCCATTCGGCGCGATGGGGCGGCCCGGACAAGGACTTCGCCCTCGCCATGCGGAAGGTGCACGAGGCGCTGGAAGCCACGGGAGGGGCGTTCACGCATGCCAACTTCACCTGCGCCCTGGCGCTTGCGGCTCCCAATGGCGAGGAAGCCGTTTTTACGGGCAAGGTCTTTGGGCACATCCAATGGCCGCCGCGCGGGGAGCACGGCTTCGGCTATGATCCCATCTTCGTGCCCGAGGGCTACAAAGAGACATTCGGCGAGATGGACCCGGCCCTGAAGAACGACCTGTCTCACCGCATGCGCGCCTTCGAGCAGCTGATCGAGGCGACCTATGCTGAAGCCGACGACGAAACCGCAAGCTGA
- the rph gene encoding ribonuclease PH, which yields MRPSKRAPNALRPVSLERAASRHAEGSCLVRFGETHVLCTASVAESVPPWLKGSGRGWVTAEYGMLPRSTHDRTRREAAAGKQSGRTQEIQRLIGRSLRAVTNLAGMAEKQIVIDCDVLQADGGTRTASITGAWVALHDALAWMEARSMIKGGVLRDHVAAVSCGLYGGEPVLDLDYAEDSEADADANFVITGKGGIVEVQGTAETEPFSQEQFDQLMLLARAGIADLVELQKMTIA from the coding sequence ATTCGCCCGTCCAAACGCGCGCCCAACGCACTGCGCCCCGTCAGCCTCGAGCGCGCGGCCTCGCGCCATGCCGAAGGCTCGTGCCTTGTCCGCTTCGGCGAGACCCATGTCCTGTGCACCGCTTCGGTCGCCGAATCGGTTCCCCCATGGCTGAAGGGCTCCGGGCGGGGCTGGGTCACGGCCGAATACGGCATGCTGCCGCGCTCGACCCACGACCGCACGCGCCGCGAAGCGGCCGCCGGCAAGCAGTCCGGACGGACCCAAGAGATTCAGCGGCTGATCGGACGCTCCTTGCGGGCGGTGACCAATCTGGCGGGCATGGCGGAGAAGCAGATCGTCATCGACTGCGATGTCCTGCAGGCCGACGGCGGCACGCGCACCGCCTCGATCACGGGGGCCTGGGTCGCGCTCCACGATGCGCTCGCCTGGATGGAGGCGCGCAGCATGATCAAGGGCGGCGTGCTGCGTGACCACGTGGCGGCCGTCTCCTGCGGGCTCTATGGCGGCGAACCCGTGCTCGATCTCGACTACGCCGAGGACTCCGAGGCCGATGCGGACGCCAACTTCGTCATCACCGGCAAAGGCGGGATTGTCGAGGTGCAAGGAACGGCCGAAACCGAACCGTTCAGCCAAGAGCAGTTCGATCAACTCATGCTGCTTGCGCGCGCCGGCATCGCCGATCTCGTCGAGCTCCAAAAGATGACCATTGCCTAA